A genome region from Chryseobacterium sp. G0186 includes the following:
- the gmk gene encoding guanylate kinase has product MDKVIIFSAPSGSGKTTLVKHSLEVFPELEFSISCTTRQPRGSETHAVDYHFLSPDEFRQKISEDAFVEYEEVYTDKYYGTLKSEVEKIWNQGKVVIFDVDVKGGISLKKYFGEKALSIFIEPPSIEELERRLISRNTDDAETIQTRVEKAEEEMSYASEFDKIVINSDLDLAKKEIESLIKSFINN; this is encoded by the coding sequence ATGGATAAAGTAATTATATTTTCAGCACCGTCTGGAAGCGGAAAAACTACATTGGTAAAACATTCTCTGGAGGTATTTCCTGAACTTGAATTTTCAATTTCCTGTACAACAAGACAGCCAAGAGGAAGTGAAACGCATGCCGTGGATTATCATTTTTTGTCCCCTGATGAATTCAGACAGAAAATTTCAGAAGATGCTTTTGTAGAATATGAGGAAGTGTATACTGACAAATATTACGGTACTTTAAAATCTGAAGTGGAAAAGATCTGGAATCAGGGAAAAGTTGTTATTTTTGATGTAGATGTAAAAGGAGGAATTTCCTTAAAAAAATACTTCGGAGAAAAGGCTTTATCTATTTTCATAGAACCCCCTTCCATTGAGGAATTGGAACGAAGATTGATTTCAAGGAATACAGATGATGCAGAGACCATCCAAACCCGTGTAGAAAAGGCAGAAGAAGAAATGTCTTATGCAAGCGAGTTTGACAAGATCGTGATTAATTCCGATCTGGACCTAGCTAAAAAAGAAATAGAAAGTTTAATAAAAAGTTTTATCAACAATTAA
- a CDS encoding YicC family protein, translating to MILSMTGFGRAEGVFEGKKITIDIKSLNSKSFDLNIKIPLRYKEKEFEIRKILNDRIIRGKVDCYVNLENLEESNDVKINKNLIESYINELKNIAPDGPDFEYLKMAVRLPDAITSRPDELTEGEWESLAKIVNAAVDRFEEFRKTEGGILHEELNRNIQNIDKYLGEVIPFEEERIVSVKERYQKSLKEFENVDETRFYQEMAYFTEKLDISEEKVRLTQHLKYYKEVMDNESFNGKKLGFISQEIGREINTLGSKANHAEIQKLVVMMKDDLEKIKEQTLNVL from the coding sequence ATGATTTTATCAATGACTGGCTTCGGTAGAGCCGAAGGTGTTTTTGAAGGAAAAAAAATAACAATAGATATTAAATCATTGAACAGCAAGAGCTTTGATTTAAATATCAAAATTCCTTTACGTTATAAAGAAAAAGAATTTGAAATCAGAAAAATTCTTAATGATAGAATTATCCGTGGAAAAGTAGACTGCTACGTGAATCTGGAAAATCTTGAAGAATCCAATGATGTAAAAATTAATAAAAACTTAATTGAGTCATACATCAATGAACTTAAAAACATTGCACCGGACGGTCCTGATTTTGAGTATCTGAAAATGGCAGTTAGACTTCCTGATGCTATTACATCCAGACCTGATGAGCTTACAGAAGGGGAATGGGAGTCATTGGCAAAAATTGTGAATGCTGCTGTTGACAGATTTGAAGAGTTCAGAAAAACTGAAGGCGGTATTTTACATGAAGAATTGAACAGAAATATTCAGAATATTGATAAATATCTGGGCGAGGTAATTCCTTTTGAAGAAGAAAGAATTGTCAGCGTCAAAGAACGTTATCAAAAGTCTCTGAAAGAATTTGAAAATGTAGATGAAACCCGCTTTTATCAGGAAATGGCCTACTTCACAGAAAAACTGGATATTTCAGAAGAAAAGGTAAGACTTACCCAACATTTGAAGTATTATAAGGAAGTAATGGACAATGAATCCTTTAACGGGAAAAAATTAGGCTTTATTTCTCAGGAAATCGGAAGAGAAATCAACACATTAGGCTCAAAAGCCAATCATGCTGAGATCCAAAAACTGGTGGTGATGATGAAAGATGATCTGGAGAAAATTAAAGAACAAACATTAAACGTATTATAA
- a CDS encoding bacteriocin-like protein: MKNSKKVNRQSLKSINGGIGPCNESCPPGPYGPDQPRSCAEFHGLPECCKGRVMVSFECFGPY, translated from the coding sequence ATGAAAAATTCAAAAAAAGTTAACAGACAGAGCTTAAAATCAATTAATGGAGGAATAGGGCCTTGTAATGAATCTTGTCCTCCGGGGCCTTATGGTCCGGATCAACCAAGATCATGTGCAGAATTTCATGGACTACCGGAATGCTGTAAAGGAAGAGTGATGGTAAGTTTTGAATGTTTTGGTCCTTATTAA
- the miaA gene encoding tRNA (adenosine(37)-N6)-dimethylallyltransferase MiaA, translating into MKNLISVVGPTGIGKTKLAIDLAKYFNTEIVSCDSRQFFKEMKIGTAAPSEEELAEATHHFIGNLSVEGYYSIGQYEEDALQKINQLFKNHDTVILVGGSMMYEKAVIEGLNDLPEANIENQEKLQKLMEREGIEKLQEILKDLDPEYFAVVDYHNHRRLLRAIDVIWQTNKKYSEQIAVSQDSRDFNVIRIGIEAPREDLYDRINRRVDIMMEKGLLDEVKGLEKFKGLTALNTVGYSELFKYFDGEWDLDFAVSEIKKNSRRYAKRQLTWYRKADDIHYVQLGYSQEDYNRLILWITEQFPK; encoded by the coding sequence ATGAAAAATTTAATTTCTGTAGTAGGACCCACCGGAATAGGCAAAACAAAACTGGCAATTGATCTGGCAAAATACTTTAATACTGAGATTGTTTCCTGCGATTCCCGACAGTTTTTTAAGGAAATGAAAATAGGAACAGCCGCACCCTCTGAAGAAGAACTGGCTGAAGCAACTCATCATTTTATCGGAAATCTTTCCGTGGAGGGCTACTATTCTATCGGGCAATATGAAGAAGATGCGCTACAAAAAATCAATCAGCTTTTTAAAAATCATGATACAGTAATTCTTGTGGGGGGCAGTATGATGTATGAAAAAGCAGTAATTGAAGGACTGAATGATCTGCCTGAGGCTAATATTGAGAACCAGGAGAAACTTCAGAAACTCATGGAGCGGGAGGGAATAGAAAAACTTCAGGAAATTTTAAAGGATCTCGATCCTGAATATTTTGCAGTCGTGGATTATCACAATCACAGAAGACTTCTTCGTGCCATTGATGTGATCTGGCAAACAAATAAAAAATACTCTGAACAGATTGCTGTTTCCCAGGATTCCAGAGATTTCAATGTCATCAGAATAGGAATTGAGGCTCCAAGAGAAGATTTGTACGACCGAATTAACCGCAGGGTTGACATCATGATGGAGAAAGGTCTTTTGGATGAGGTAAAAGGTCTTGAAAAATTCAAAGGGTTGACCGCTTTAAATACAGTTGGTTATTCCGAATTATTCAAATATTTTGATGGAGAATGGGACTTGGATTTCGCGGTGTCTGAAATCAAAAAAAATAGCCGCAGATATGCTAAACGTCAATTGACATGGTATAGAAAAGCGGATGATATTCATTATGTACAGTTAGGATATTCCCAAGAGGATTACAATCGTTTGATTCTTTGGATTACTGAGCAGTTTCCGAAATAA
- a CDS encoding bacteriocin-like protein, whose product MKTIKKLSREEKKVINGGLTQMQIEACGGEKFVCFFGGGKWGCWLKPGGTCHTPML is encoded by the coding sequence ATGAAAACAATTAAAAAATTATCAAGAGAGGAGAAGAAAGTGATCAATGGAGGGCTTACACAGATGCAAATTGAAGCATGTGGAGGTGAAAAGTTTGTCTGTTTCTTTGGAGGCGGAAAATGGGGCTGCTGGCTAAAGCCGGGCGGAACCTGCCATACACCCATGTTATAA
- a CDS encoding bacteriocin-like protein, giving the protein MKNFKKLNRKELEKINGAAGANCIGCPRNTTYGNGPTDAPCSAYHMLALRCKMCVIVSMECMDGGVS; this is encoded by the coding sequence ATGAAAAATTTTAAAAAATTAAACAGAAAAGAACTTGAGAAAATAAATGGAGCAGCTGGTGCCAACTGTATCGGATGTCCAAGAAACACTACCTATGGAAACGGACCTACTGATGCCCCATGCAGTGCCTATCATATGCTTGCTTTACGGTGCAAAATGTGTGTGATTGTAAGTATGGAGTGTATGGATGGTGGAGTATCTTAA
- a CDS encoding efflux RND transporter permease subunit: protein MLKQFIERPVLSTVISIILLLLGALSLFNLPIALFPDIAPPSVQVTAFYPGANAEVVARSVATPIEEAVNGVENMTYMTSNSSNDGTMTLSVFFKQGSDPDNAAVNVQNRVSKAMSQLPQEVVQAGISTQKVQNSMIMFMGLSSDDPKQYDELFLQNYLKINVIPQIQRIPGVAQAQVFGTRDYSMRIWLKPDRLAANNLSPQEVLNAIKDHNLEAAPGRLGQGSKETYEYILKYKGKLNKGEDYESIAIKANSDGSFLRLKDVARVEFGSYTYTATNRVDGKPVAGFAILQTAGSNANEILTEIEKQVDTFSTTLPKGVKPIIMYNSKDFLDASIHQVVETLVIAFVLVFIVVFIFLQDFRSTLIPAIAVPVAIIGTFFFLQLFGFSINMLTLFALVLAIGIVVDDAIVVVEAVHSKMEQTGMQVEQATVNSMSEISGAIISITLVMCAVFIPVGFMQGPAGVFYRQFAFTLVIAILISAVNALTLSPALCAMFLNDPQGEHGEHGHKKGFGARFFNAFNASFNNMTKKYIYSLKFLIKNKWVAIGGLVLITAASVFMIKMAPSGFIPTEDQGFVLYAVNTPPGSSLERTHRATEQIDKIINGEKATNHLWVADGMNFISNANASPYSAGFIKLKDYDKRGEMKDPDQIAAALTGKVSQVKDANAFFFNFPTIQGFGNVSGFEFMLQDKTNGSFEKLGTTTQQFIGELMKRPEIAFAFTTYAAGNPQYTIDVDTDKANQLGVSVTELMQTMQIYYGSSFVSDFNRFGKYYRVMAQADIPYRTDINSLEGIYVKNKSGEMVPAKTLVTLKRTFGPETVTRNNLFNAVTINGTPKPGYSTGDAIKAVEEVAQQSLPRGYGYEWTGITREEIKTGGQTTFIFLLSILFVYFLLAAQYESYILPFAIILTIPTGIFGVFAFTGLAGIDNNIYVQVGLIMLVGLLAKNAILIVEFAVQRRKAGRSLIESALQASRLRLRPILMTSFAFIVGMLPLVWTQGASAKGNHSIGYSTVGGMLTGVIFGIFIIPVMYVVFQYLHEKMPSRKKKRLQRKLQEEQALTAAH from the coding sequence ATGTTAAAACAATTTATAGAAAGACCGGTCCTTTCAACGGTCATCTCCATAATACTCTTATTATTGGGAGCCTTGTCTCTCTTTAATTTACCGATTGCTCTCTTCCCGGATATTGCTCCGCCGAGTGTTCAGGTAACGGCCTTTTATCCGGGAGCGAATGCTGAGGTAGTGGCACGTTCCGTAGCAACACCTATTGAGGAAGCCGTGAACGGAGTGGAAAACATGACCTACATGACCTCCAACTCAAGTAACGACGGTACAATGACACTGAGCGTATTCTTCAAACAGGGATCTGATCCGGATAATGCAGCTGTAAACGTACAAAACCGTGTATCAAAGGCGATGAGCCAGCTTCCCCAGGAAGTGGTACAGGCAGGTATTTCTACACAGAAAGTTCAGAACAGTATGATTATGTTTATGGGATTATCCAGTGATGATCCAAAACAGTACGATGAACTTTTCCTTCAGAATTACCTTAAGATTAATGTGATTCCTCAGATACAGCGTATTCCGGGAGTTGCTCAGGCTCAGGTTTTCGGAACCAGAGATTATTCCATGAGAATCTGGCTAAAACCGGATAGACTGGCTGCGAACAATCTTTCTCCACAGGAAGTTTTGAACGCTATTAAAGACCACAACCTTGAAGCCGCTCCGGGACGTCTAGGACAGGGAAGTAAGGAAACTTACGAGTATATCCTTAAATATAAAGGAAAACTGAACAAAGGTGAGGATTATGAAAGTATCGCCATTAAGGCGAATAGTGATGGATCATTCCTAAGATTAAAAGATGTTGCAAGAGTAGAGTTTGGGTCTTATACCTATACCGCAACCAACAGAGTAGACGGAAAACCTGTTGCCGGATTTGCCATTCTTCAAACTGCAGGGTCTAATGCCAATGAGATCCTTACTGAGATTGAAAAGCAGGTAGATACATTCAGTACTACTCTACCTAAGGGAGTGAAGCCAATTATCATGTATAATTCCAAGGATTTCCTTGATGCATCGATCCACCAGGTGGTAGAAACATTGGTGATTGCTTTCGTTTTGGTATTTATTGTAGTATTCATCTTCCTTCAGGATTTCAGATCTACCTTAATTCCGGCCATTGCAGTACCAGTAGCCATCATCGGAACATTCTTTTTCCTACAGTTATTTGGATTCAGTATTAATATGCTTACGCTGTTCGCATTGGTGTTGGCCATTGGTATTGTAGTAGATGATGCCATCGTAGTGGTAGAAGCTGTCCATTCTAAAATGGAACAGACAGGGATGCAAGTTGAGCAGGCGACCGTAAACTCTATGAGCGAAATTTCCGGAGCCATTATCTCCATTACGTTGGTGATGTGTGCGGTATTTATTCCGGTAGGTTTTATGCAGGGACCTGCAGGAGTTTTCTACAGACAGTTTGCTTTCACTTTAGTAATTGCTATCCTGATCTCAGCAGTGAATGCATTGACATTAAGCCCGGCTTTATGTGCGATGTTTTTAAATGACCCTCAGGGAGAACATGGTGAGCATGGTCACAAAAAAGGTTTTGGAGCAAGATTTTTCAATGCATTCAATGCAAGCTTCAACAATATGACCAAAAAATATATTTACAGCCTTAAATTTTTGATCAAAAACAAATGGGTTGCCATCGGAGGTCTCGTTTTGATTACTGCAGCCAGTGTCTTTATGATTAAAATGGCTCCGTCAGGATTTATTCCGACAGAAGATCAAGGGTTTGTATTATATGCAGTGAACACTCCTCCGGGAAGTTCATTGGAAAGAACTCACAGAGCAACTGAACAGATTGATAAAATCATTAATGGTGAAAAAGCAACCAACCACCTTTGGGTAGCAGATGGGATGAACTTTATCAGTAATGCCAATGCTTCTCCGTATTCTGCAGGTTTCATCAAACTTAAAGATTATGATAAGCGCGGTGAAATGAAAGATCCTGATCAGATTGCAGCAGCCTTAACAGGAAAGGTAAGTCAGGTAAAGGATGCCAATGCATTCTTCTTCAACTTCCCTACCATTCAGGGATTTGGTAACGTTTCCGGTTTTGAATTTATGCTTCAGGATAAAACCAATGGTTCTTTCGAAAAATTAGGGACAACCACACAGCAATTCATTGGTGAACTGATGAAACGTCCGGAAATTGCATTTGCATTTACCACATATGCAGCAGGAAATCCACAGTATACTATTGATGTAGATACAGATAAAGCTAACCAATTGGGAGTTTCCGTTACAGAATTGATGCAGACCATGCAGATTTATTATGGAAGTAGCTTCGTTTCAGATTTCAACAGGTTCGGTAAATATTACAGGGTAATGGCTCAGGCAGACATTCCTTATCGTACAGATATTAATTCTCTGGAGGGAATCTATGTAAAGAACAAGTCCGGAGAAATGGTCCCTGCAAAAACATTGGTAACCTTAAAAAGAACATTCGGGCCTGAAACGGTAACAAGAAATAACCTTTTCAACGCAGTGACCATCAATGGTACTCCAAAACCTGGGTATAGTACCGGAGACGCCATCAAAGCGGTAGAAGAAGTAGCACAACAATCACTTCCAAGAGGCTATGGCTATGAATGGACAGGGATTACCCGTGAAGAAATTAAAACAGGTGGGCAGACTACATTCATCTTCCTTTTAAGTATTCTGTTTGTTTACTTCCTGCTGGCAGCACAGTACGAAAGTTATATTCTTCCGTTTGCCATTATCTTAACCATTCCAACGGGAATCTTTGGGGTATTTGCATTCACAGGATTAGCAGGAATTGATAATAACATCTATGTACAGGTAGGACTGATCATGTTGGTCGGGTTATTGGCGAAAAATGCCATCCTGATCGTAGAATTTGCAGTTCAGAGAAGAAAAGCAGGAAGATCATTGATAGAGTCCGCTCTTCAGGCTTCAAGACTCCGTTTAAGACCAATCCTGATGACTTCATTTGCCTTTATTGTAGGGATGCTGCCATTGGTTTGGACGCAAGGAGCTTCAGCAAAAGGAAACCATTCCATCGGATACAGTACGGTAGGAGGAATGCTTACGGGAGTTATATTCGGAATTTTTATTATTCCGGTAATGTATGTGGTCTTCCAGTATCTGCATGAAAAAATGCCAAGCAGAAAAAAGAAAAGACTTCAAAGAAAATTACAGGAGGAGCAAGCTTTAACGGCAGCTCACTAA
- the nadA gene encoding quinolinate synthase NadA, with protein sequence MSTETLEKAKSAIPVRGFLDIKDIAIPQGEELVKAILKLKEEKNAVILAHYYQPGEIQDIADFLGDSLQLARQAKDTNADMIVFCGVHFMAEAAKILNPTKKVVLPDTMAGCSLADGCSGEGLRKMRAQHPNALIATYINCNAETKAESDIIVTSSNAETVIEALPKDRPIIFAPDKNLGRYLSKKTGRDMILWDGSCVVHEAFSMERIAQQLADNPDAKLIAHPESEEAVLKLAHFIGSTSALLNYVEKDDCQKFIIATEEGILHEMRKRAPHKELIPALVFDESCNCSECFYMKRNTMEKLYLCMKYELPEILIDEDLRLRALKPIEAMLDLSKSIK encoded by the coding sequence ATGAGTACCGAAACATTAGAAAAAGCTAAATCTGCAATTCCTGTAAGAGGATTTCTGGATATAAAAGATATTGCCATTCCTCAGGGCGAAGAGTTGGTAAAAGCCATTCTTAAACTTAAGGAAGAAAAAAATGCAGTTATTCTTGCCCATTATTACCAACCGGGAGAGATTCAGGATATCGCTGATTTCCTTGGAGATTCTCTTCAATTGGCAAGACAGGCAAAGGATACAAACGCTGATATGATTGTATTCTGTGGAGTACATTTCATGGCTGAAGCTGCTAAAATTCTGAATCCAACTAAAAAAGTAGTTCTTCCTGATACCATGGCCGGATGCTCTCTTGCAGACGGATGTTCAGGAGAAGGATTAAGGAAAATGCGTGCGCAGCACCCTAATGCCTTAATTGCAACTTACATCAACTGTAATGCAGAAACTAAGGCAGAAAGTGATATTATTGTAACAAGCTCAAACGCTGAAACAGTGATTGAAGCGCTTCCAAAAGACCGTCCAATTATCTTTGCACCGGATAAAAACCTGGGAAGATATTTATCTAAGAAAACCGGTCGTGATATGATCCTTTGGGACGGAAGTTGTGTAGTACACGAAGCTTTCTCTATGGAAAGAATTGCTCAGCAACTGGCAGACAATCCGGATGCAAAATTAATTGCACACCCTGAAAGTGAAGAAGCAGTTTTAAAGCTGGCCCATTTTATCGGTTCTACTTCTGCCCTATTGAACTATGTAGAAAAAGACGACTGCCAGAAATTCATCATTGCAACAGAGGAAGGAATTCTTCACGAAATGAGAAAACGTGCACCACACAAGGAATTAATCCCTGCATTGGTATTTGACGAAAGCTGTAACTGTTCAGAATGTTTCTACATGAAACGTAACACAATGGAAAAACTGTATTTGTGTATGAAATATGAACTTCCGGAAATACTTATCGACGAAGATTTAAGGTTAAGAGCATTGAAACCTATTGAGGCCATGCTTGATCTTTCAAAAAGCATAAAATAA
- a CDS encoding efflux transporter outer membrane subunit, which produces MKRVKNIILTFAIALGSVSCVSKLAYTEPDLPLPEKFQYTATADTASIANLEWKQFFNDPILQGLIEKGIKNNYDLQIALKQVASSQEKLKQAKYMQYPDVGFGISAQISKPSKNSMNGQSMNLFLGQNHVEDYNAAFNLSWEADIWGKIKNQQEVSRMQYLQTYEGSKAVQTQVVAAIAQGYYNLLMLDKQLGIAKSNLELSSNTLMITQKMWESGDTTSLGVQQATAQKQATELLISQLEQNIAIQENALSILVGETPNKVNRTIEMSDTSLPQNIIAGLPAAMVSRRPDVRQQELVLLESNALVGIAQASMYPALKITANGGVNSFKFDNWFQIPASLFGSVLGGITQPIFQKRQLKTDFEVAKIQREKNVLAFRQSVLNAVGEVSDALVSNENLKVQEQKASEQSTTLKDGIKSAQLLYRGGSANYLEVITAQGNSLQAELNLASIKRQRLSSIVDLYRALGGGWK; this is translated from the coding sequence ATGAAAAGAGTAAAAAATATTATTCTAACATTCGCCATAGCTTTAGGCTCTGTTTCGTGTGTGTCAAAACTGGCATACACGGAGCCGGACCTACCGCTTCCGGAAAAGTTCCAGTACACGGCAACAGCAGATACAGCCAGCATTGCCAATCTGGAATGGAAACAATTTTTCAATGATCCTATTTTACAGGGATTGATTGAAAAAGGAATTAAAAATAATTATGATCTACAGATTGCCCTAAAACAGGTTGCTTCTTCACAGGAAAAACTGAAACAGGCAAAATATATGCAATATCCTGATGTTGGATTTGGAATAAGCGCACAGATTTCAAAGCCATCCAAAAACAGCATGAACGGACAGAGCATGAATTTATTTTTAGGACAAAATCATGTTGAAGATTATAATGCAGCATTCAATCTTTCCTGGGAAGCTGATATCTGGGGGAAAATCAAAAACCAACAGGAAGTTTCCAGAATGCAGTATCTGCAAACCTATGAAGGTTCAAAAGCAGTTCAGACCCAGGTGGTAGCAGCCATTGCTCAGGGATATTATAATCTTTTAATGCTTGATAAACAATTGGGGATTGCAAAATCTAATCTTGAATTGAGCAGTAATACGCTCATGATCACTCAAAAAATGTGGGAAAGTGGTGATACTACTTCATTAGGGGTTCAGCAGGCAACAGCTCAGAAACAAGCAACAGAACTTTTGATTTCTCAATTGGAACAGAATATTGCCATTCAGGAAAATGCATTAAGTATTCTGGTAGGAGAAACCCCTAATAAAGTGAACAGAACGATAGAAATGTCTGACACTTCCCTGCCTCAAAATATTATTGCAGGGCTTCCGGCAGCCATGGTAAGCCGCAGACCGGATGTACGTCAGCAGGAACTTGTTCTATTGGAATCCAATGCATTGGTGGGAATTGCCCAAGCCAGTATGTATCCGGCATTAAAGATTACGGCAAACGGAGGAGTCAATTCATTTAAATTTGACAACTGGTTCCAGATTCCGGCCTCATTATTCGGATCTGTTTTAGGAGGAATTACACAGCCTATTTTCCAGAAGAGACAATTGAAAACCGATTTTGAAGTGGCTAAAATTCAAAGAGAGAAAAATGTATTGGCATTTCGTCAATCCGTTCTGAATGCGGTGGGTGAAGTTTCCGATGCCCTGGTTTCCAATGAAAATTTAAAAGTTCAGGAACAGAAAGCATCAGAACAATCTACAACATTAAAAGATGGAATTAAAAGTGCACAGCTTCTTTACAGAGGAGGTTCAGCCAATTATCTGGAGGTGATTACCGCACAGGGAAATTCTCTTCAGGCCGAGCTGAATCTTGCTTCCATCAAAAGACAGAGATTAAGCAGCATTGTAGATCTATACAGAGCGCTAGGCGGCGGTTGGAAGTAG